AGAGACGCATcaggccgtcgccgcccggGTAGGAGACGGTCGGGTCCGGCGTCACTGCGCCGTCAATGAGGttggcgtcgcgctcgctcgtcgacgtctgctcgagctggatgTTCATCTtttcgagctgctcgccgatATTCATAAACGACCACACGAGGCCGGACTCGTCGTTTGCGTGgcccgcctcgtcgctgccggccaGCATGATGGGcccccgcgcgcgcgtcgcgaggtTCTCGGCCTGCGAGCGgtccggcgcggcggtcgccgtgaggccgccgccgcggtccGAGATGCGGATCGTCATGTCGGCGCGGTCGGGCCCCTCGACGATCGTCAGGCGCACATCCGGCGGAttcggcgtcgcctcgccgtcggtccTATAGTGCCGCATCGTGGACTGCATCGACACCTTgcacagctcgagcaggatAAACTCGAGGTGAGCGGGCAGGTAGGCGATGTGCACGTCCGtgtcgccctcgacgacgacatTTGGGATACGCGTGTCGTCCGTACTCCAGTTGTATAGCTGCGCAAtcgactcgcgcgcgaTTGCGACGCTCTTTTCAATCGCCTGCAGCACGCTCAGGTGCGTATCGATCATGCCGATCTTGGTCGAAATGCGCGGCTCCTTGCCGGACGACTGCATGACGGACAGCGCAATGTGCTGCTTCGCAAGGACTTCACGCGAGACTTgcgagcgcagcatgcGTGCAAGGAACAGGTCGACCGTCTCGGGCTCCATGTAGTGCACACACTCCCGGCTGATGCCCGCGATGAGCGACAGCTTGCTCTTGCGCTCCGACAGGAGCTGCGTCACGACCCTGATCAGCTCCTCGttctgctcgagcgtctggaTCTTGtccatgcggcgcagcgtctcaAACGTGCTCCAGTAGTACTGGTAGATCGAGTCCAGCTGCTCGTTCGACATTGCCACAAACGGGAGCGTCTGCATGTCGCggaggcggtgcgcgatGCGGGTCGtgagctcggtgcgcaggtAGTTAGCACTCTCCAtcagcagcgcacggttgcgccgcgcgctctgcCCAAAGAGAATCAGCTGCCGGAGCGTGGTGCGCTTCGCGGGGACATTGGCCCACTGCTCGACCATGCGGTTGCGATAGAAGAAAcggccaagcgccgccgagtcctcgtcgctcgccgcggccgtagacggcgtcgagatgcgcggcgcaccgcacacacgcgccgacgtccacAGCCGGGCCGCACCGACGCGCGGAagtcgctgcgccagcgtcATGGAATGTGGAGAACGCATGGATCACTATTTGCCAAAGGTAAATacgggcgccgccggcttggcctcggccggCTTTTGGGTGGGCTccgcgggcgcaggcgcctcaAGCTTgggcggtgcaggcgcctcgagcttcGGGGCAGGCGGCCCAGGCTTGGGAGCGGCCTTTGCCTTTGCCTCGCGATTCGCGCGAATCTGTGCCATGAGCTGCTCCTCCCGCCGGCGCTTCGCCGCCTGGTCgagtgcgctgcgtgcgggcGACAAGGGCGACGGGGATGCGGCGtagcgctgcgcgcgaaggaggtgcggcgacgcgcgaggcgccggcgagcggcccagcgcgaggcggcgcgacgcggacaGATTGTCGCCGGACACGTTGGCCGAGATCGACGAGGAAAACGAGCGGGAGTCGTCGCTCATCGACGCGCCGAACGAGTCATCGCCCGCcacggagctcgcgcgcgagcgggcgagctgctgcgggGTGCGTGTCGCATCGTTGtacagcagctcgccgccagtccgccgcagctgcgccttggagcggcgcgagacGAGACTCGCGAGACTGTCTTCGACATTGTCGTCGCTCGCAAGCGCCATCGGCGAGCCGGCATCCGTGTTCTTGgcaagcgcgagctcgtgctgccACGAGAGCTGCTTCTTGCGCTTCGCCTCCTCGTACTCGTCGTGCGAGAGAAACTTTTCGATATAGGTTGGGACCTTGGTCTTGGAGTCGGCGTGCGTTGCGTCGCGGGGCATCCTGTACTTGGGCTTCATCTCGACCAGCGTCACGAGACGGCGGGGAATGCcgtcctcgccgatgcgccagCGCAGCCCGTTTGCATCGAGCCACTCGTCGCCAGGGCCGTGGTCCATCGTGGtatccgcctcgcgcttccGGGGCccgtgctcgtcgccgggcaccagctcgtcctcctcgtccatcgACTCGGCGTCCGAGTCGTACGGCTGGCTCGAATCGGACAGATCTGTGCCCGAGACGTCGGCcatctcctcgtcgtcgtccacgGGCTCTTTGCGCGCGGCTTTTCGCGTGCGTggcggctcgtcctcggcgtggCGCTTGCGTGGCGCCTCCGTGTCTGTGGCCTTGGCAGGCGCGGTGCGGTTGCGcttcgccgccgcgccgtccgcaTCCGAGTGCGCGCGTTTGTGTCCGTGCGCGTTGCTCCGTGTGATGGTGCGATTGCGCTGcatcgccggcggcgccggcggcgccggctcgtgcgacggcgcacggctcgcgcgcaccgccttcCCCGGATTCTCCTTTGGAACGGTCCGCTGGGGAGCCGGCTGGGCGCGTCCAAAGACGTCTTGGCACTCTTTGAGCTGCTCCTCAAAAgcgcgctggcggcgcTGTGCCGCATCCGCCGCGGCTTCGGCGAGCGGGCGCTTGTCCGAGTCGGGGATACCGGccttgcgtcgctgctcCAACACAAACTGCTGGGTCCGCGTGTGGATGGACCACCGGCGCCAGAACACCACGAGCCAGTAcgcgcccagcgccgcgaacAGGCCTTTCAGCACCGACATGGCACCGGACGGAACGAGTGGAGGCACGTGGGAAAAACGTGGAGGACGCGCAGCTGACCCTATGACCTCATCTAGTGGAGGAAACTTTCTCCGGAGTTGACCCTAGGTTAAACCAtttcgccgcgcagccctGCATTTTTGCTTAGCTCCGCCAACATGGATCGTTTGCGGCACTTTATCAGGCACGGCAAGGCCGCCATGTCGGTGCCCGCAGCTGACATGTCCACTGACAGTGCGAGCGAAGTATCTACGCCGCCGATTGCAgtctcggcggcgcaggtgaCGCCCGCCACGGTGGCTGGCACGACCGCCGTGCCCATGTTCCTGAGTCCGTCGCCTTCGCAGCAGTCGATCTGGTCGGCGAACGgcccgccggcgcagccggcgaCGGATGCATCccgcgcgcccgaggccaagaCCATCCAccagcaggtcgagcagattgtcgcgcaggagcgcgaggcggccgccgccgcgctgcccaGGTACGAGGGCCTTCCGGAGCAGTTTGAGCTCGTCGAAAAGCTTGGAGACGGCACGTTTTCGGTTGTGTACAAAGCGCTCGACCACGCCTCGGGAAAGCACGTCGCGGTCAAGATCGTGCGCAAGCAGGACAAGTCGCAGGACGCGCAGCGGGTCGaccccgcgctgcgcgagcagaaCCGCGCAACGGAGCGTGCGACGATCCTCAAGGAGGTGCAAAtcatgcgccgcctgcgccacgacTCGATCGTGCAGCTCCTCTCCTTTAccgagtcggacgagcACTGCTTTTTGGTCATGGAGCTGCTGaacggcggcgagctctTTGAGCAGATCGTCAAGCTGACTTATTTgagcgagccgctcgcgcgccatgTCATCCTCcaggtcgcgcacggcaTCCGCTACATGCACGAAGAGTGCGGCATCGTACACCGCGACATCAAGCCCGAGAACCTCTTGTTTGATTCGCTGGAGATTATTCCCAGCGAGAACCCCGTCAAGCGTCCCTATGACGAAGACAAGATGGACGAGGGCGTGTTCCGTGacggcatcggcggcggcggcatcggcCGCGTAAAGATTGCCGACTTTGGCCTGAGCAAGATTGTGTGGGAGGAAAATACCAAGACGCCGTGCGGCACGGTGGGCtacgcggcgcccgagaTCGTCAAGGACGAGCAATATTCCAAGAGCGTCGACATGTGGGCGCTCGGCTGCGTGCTGTACACGCTCCTCTGCGGCTTCCCGCCATTCTACGACGAGTCGATCAAGACGCTCTCGGAAAAGGTGTCCAAGGGCGAGTACTCCTTCCTGAGCCCGTGGTGGGACGATATCAGCGACTCGGCCAAGGACCTGGTGTCGCACCTGCTCACCGTCGACGTGTCGAAGCGCTTCACCATCGACCAgttcctcgcgcacgaATGGTGCCGGGCCGCCGACCCCTcgacggccgaggcgatccCTATTCCCCACTcggcggccaaggcggaTGCCAAGGTCCACTGGCACAGACAGGACCACGTCTTGGATTCGccgctccttgcgccggCCCACCGCAaggacgccgacgaggacgcgggTGTGCGCACCGCCAATGCGtaccgcctgcgcgaggcgttcGACGTGTCCTTTGCAGTGCACCGCATCGAAGAAGAgatgcagcagcgcatgcgcgtcAGCAAAGAGAGCCGCCGCGAACGTGCCTGGCGCTCGATTAACGCGGActcgggcgacgacgagcggcgcacggtcgacgccgcgcgccggcgccacggcaaggacgccgcgcgcgccatcTCGGAACGGCGGCAGACGGTCCTGCAAAAGGACAAGAACGACACGCCGCCCAGGCGGCAAGCCTTTAACCTGCACCTCGAGGGTGCGAccatcctcgagcgccgcaaacGCGCGGTGGCCCAGGGCGACACGGCCAAGAGCGAGCTGCCGCACTacacggccgaggcgctgattCCGATCCCGTCTGGCGTGGCGTAGCGCCTATATACCTCTGTAGTGTACACTGTTATAACGACTAGATACGCCCAACCGCCACCGTCTCGGTCGCAGCTTTTTGCAGGCGGTTCATCACGGCGAGGCCCATGCCCGTCTCGGGGAtctcctcgacgaggatcAGGTCGCAGgcgcccgctgcgccgtcccacacgacctcggcgtcgagcgtgcgcaggccgtcaaagaggcgctgcgcggccatggcaggcgtcgcgaggaggccgagcgaGTAGACACACATACGCTGCTCGCCTgcggcgacgaccggcGAGAGGCGGCTGCCGCCCGCctccgcacggcgctcccCCGCCCaggacgagagcgagggcgcaagctcggcgacgacggccaTGAGCGGCGAGTCGACTGCGCACATCACGCcgatgcgcgtcgcgccggcgtgccgccgcgcggccgtggcgtcgtgtgcgccggcagcggcctcttgcagcgcggcgcactgctTTTCCAAGAGCGCACGCAGAGACACGTCCGACGTTGCCGCATGCTGCACAagcagcacgcgcgcctcgggcgagTAGTGGCGGTACTTCATAcccggcgtcgtcggcgtctcTTCTGCGGCCTTGGtccgctcgagcgtcttgccgtACACGCGGAgctccgccgcgtcgctcgtcgcattcggcgcgccggcgagcaggccgtgcgctgccaGGGCGTCCCGGATCCCTTCGACCGATACGCCACCCGGACGCAGCacacgcacctcgccgggcACCGTGACCGCATCCACGACCGTGctctcgacgccgacggagcatgcgccgccgtcgacaATGTACTTGAGCACGCCCTTTGGCGCAAGGTCGTGGTAgacatgcgccgccgacgtcggcgacggccgcccgGACGCAttcgccgacggcgccgcgatcgGGACGTCTGCCAGCGCAATGAGCGCGCGTGCGATTGGGTGCGACGgcatgcgcacgccgaccgtcTGCTGCCCGCAGGTGACGGTGCGGGgcacgagcggctcgcCACTCTCTGCGCCTACCGGAAAGAGGAGCGTCAGCGGCCCCGGCCAGAAAGCGTCCATCAGCGCGGAGCACACGTTATTCACCTCGTACGACGCCGgaacgaggcggcggagcATCGCACGGTCGCTGACGTGCACAATCAGCGGGTTGTCCATCGGCCGGTTCTTGGCCTGGTAAATTTTCGCCGCAgactcggcacgcagcgcacacGCTCCCAGCCCGTACACGGTCTCGGTCGGAAACGCGAcaagctcgccgcggcgcaggtgcgcggcggcttcGTCGAGGCTCTTGCGGCCCTCGTCGGTGGcgaccgcgacgtcgacgcgctcagGCTCGCCCGGCCGCGCACAAAACGTGATCCCAAACGTGGGAGGTGATGGTACAGGGAGTATGGAGGTCGACATCGCGCGTCGTGCCTTGCTATACAAACCAAATGCCTCGAGCCGCcccgcggcgtggcgcatCCAGCAAAGAAAAAAAAAGAGTGGAGCCTCCACTAGCGGTCTTTGACCGCATAGgcgccgtacgtcgcgtGGGGATCGTACGTCTCCCAGCGGCTGGCGGGGAAGATGTGCTTGTGGCGGTTGTACcacgcgcgctcgacgaccttgCCCGCATGCGACTCGTCCTTTTCGACAGaagcgtcggcgagcatgcgcacgtcgtcgtgcaCGTCAAAGTGAAAGAGCGGCCCCGATTTGCCACGTGCTTTGTTCACCAGCAGCTCGTAGAACGTGAGGTGGTGGGGCAGGATCAGGTCCTCTTTGACGTACATCAGCGTGTCGGACGGCACGTTCTTCAGCGTAGGCACGTCTTTTcgcacggcctcgagaAAGTCGCCAATCGAGTCGCCTTTGTGGCACGCGACTTGGCCGCGGTGCCCGGTGCCGTCCCAGTAGGAGTAGGTAACGTGGATCGACTCCTTTTTAATAGCATCCTGCTTCGCCTGCcactcgtcgcgcagcgcatcgcgcatcTTTTtctcctcttcctcgcgctcgcggtcggGCAGGAAAGAGGTGTCGACGCTGGGATCCTTGACGCCCTTGTCGGTCTTGACGCGCTTCAGCGGCAcggcctcctcctcgtcctcctcgtccagtGCAAATGAAAGCTTGCTGTGCGCCTTGCGGCTCTTTTCGCGCCGTACCTCCTTCTTCTTttcacgcagcgcctgggcACGttcgtcggcacgctcttTTTCTTCGAGGATCTGCTCCTGCTTCCTCTGGAAGTCTTCGAGACGCACAAGTCCGACGGTCTCGAGCTTGAGCGAGTCCTCCGTCACGTCCTGCTTCCCGACGAAGCGGTCGCTgccggccgcagcgcgctccggcggcggcgcgctcccTTTCGATCGCGACGCGGCCTGCATGGCGGTTGTGTCTCGGCCGAGTTCTCCGCTTGGACCATGTCGCAAACGCCGAGTgtgtcgcgcagcagccgccAGCTGTGCTGGGAAAGCCGCGATAGCTACTATGCGTGCTTGACCTCCCACAAGATCCTCGCTCCACCGGGCACCGACATGTCAGACACCAAAgggccgctcggccgcggagGGTTTGCCGAGAAAACCTCGCCGGAGGAGCGTGCACGGATcctggccgagcagcgcgccaacGACCCGTGCACGCCACAGCGCGATGCGTACGAAAAGAACTGTGCGCAGAGCTGGGTACGTTGCTATGCTCACACAGGTCGATTACTTCAacaagcgccgcatcctcgacgagcgccaaAAACAGTTCTACGctgaggccgaggcgcgtgtcgcggcACAGAACAAGTAGCTACTCTATATGGGGGGTTGTAGGGCTGGCCTTTTGCAGCAGGGTatggcgcacgtcgcgcagcgcgccggtcgtcccgccggccgcgccacCGAGGAGCAGCATCCGGGGAAGCACGGGCGTAGGGAGGCGGACTGGGTAAGCAGGAAAACGTACAGGCAAGTCCCGCAATGAGCGCAGTCGCGAGGCCCGCAAGTGTGCCGTCCGACCAGTGGCCGAGGTACGCGAGCAGCGGGCGGtcctcgcgcggctcgtcgcgcacgcgctcggccggcTCCCAGCGGTTGCGCGCGTGCTCTGCCAGCACGTCAAGCAGGCAGAATCCACCGACCCAGCCGGCCATGTGCAGGCCGGTCTCGGCGCCGgtctgtgcgccgccgaggatcATGCGGTAATATTTCGTCTTGTTGTAAAAGTACCATCCTTGCACGGTTCGCGgcaggcggtgcgcatTCTCCGCAAGGAacacgagcgccgtgcgccgtgcgccgctcgccatGCCCGACAGGAACCCAAGCCCGAAGGCGGACGCCACGAGGAGCGTGCTGAGCGGCATGTGCACCGCGACCGGCGTGTGGTTTCCTTCCGGCACTTCTTCTGGGAGGTCGCTAGATGCAGCTTCAGCGACAGGCGCaggtgcaggcgccgtggccgccgccggcgccgccgccggcgcggatCCCCAAGGCCACCATCCCCCCATCGTCACGTGACGGTACGAAGATCCGAGTCAGACGACCCCGCTTCCACCATGCCGGCCCCAGGCGCAGATATGGCTGCGAAGCTTGACTTTTGGTCACAGCAGCTGCGGAATCTTCCGCGGCTTGCGCTGCCAACCGACTACCCCCGCCCGGCGAAGCAGAGTGTCGTGCACGCGATGAAGTCAGCCGTGCTCCCGGCGCAGGTgaccaaggcgctcgcgcgtctcgcgctgtacgaggacgaggcgcagcaggacgccgcgtcgcgatTCCAggaagacgaggaggaggcggcggATGAGGGTGTGCGTACCTATCACCTGCTCCTcaccgcgctcgtcgtgtTGATCCACCGCTACACCGGCGATACGGACGTGGTGATCGCCTCCAACGACCCCAcgaccggcgacgcgctcgtgctgcgtgTCATGGTCGAGCCGGAGGACTCGTTCTGGCAGGtcgcccgccgcgtgcaggccgtcgagacgcaggcggtgcgcaaCAGTGTGCCGTTCGAAGACCTGGAGAAGCGCATGgaagaggagcgcctcgcggccgagggcCCTGCGCCGGAGGGCGTGTCGAACCCCTTGTTCCGCGTGCGCTTCTTTGACGAGACCAACTcgcaggtgcgccgctTTATGCAGCGCACGAACCTCACGACGGACCTGAGTGTGTTTGTCacgccgcccgaggcgcacgtcgacccAGAGGAGGGCGCGTTGCATGCCGAGCCGGCCGCGCCTACGCAGCAGttccgtgcgccggcgcacgcaccggtcgcgctgcacatTTCCTACAATGCTCTACTCTTttccgcgcagcgcatccagggcatcctcgcgcagctctcgtcgctgatccgcgccgcagcacaGAACCCGCTCGCGCCCGTCGGCAAGATTGTGTTCCGcaccgcggccgaggcggcgttCCTGCCGGacccgcgccgcgacctcgACTGGTGCGGCTACCGCGGGAGCATCACGAGCATTTTTGAGGACAATGCGCGGCAGTTCCCTGACCGCCGCTGCCTCGTCGAGAGCATTGCATCGCAAGGTGcgcccgcgtcgcagcTGCGTACGGTGTCGTACGGCGAGCTGGACCGTGCAAGCAATGTCGTGGCGCACCGTCTGCTGGCCGCtggcgtgcagcgccaaGAAGTCGTGACGGTGTACGCCCACCGCGGCGTGGACCTCGTCGTGGCGGTCATTGCGACGCTCAAGGCCGGCGCAACGTTTAGCGTGATCGATCCGAGCTACCCGCCGAGCCGCCAGAACATCTACCTGCAGGTGGCGCGCCCCAGGGCGCTTGTCGTCCTTGCCAAGGCCGGCTCGATCCATCCCCAGGTCCGCCAGTGCatcgaggaggagctcgagctgcgtgtcgAGATTCCTGCCTtggagctgcgtgcggacGGCAGcctggtcggcggcgcggtcgacggcgcggatATCCTCGATACGACGCAGGACAAGGCCGCCAAGTCGACGggcctcgtgctcggccccgactcggtcgcgacgctctccTTCACCTCTGGCTCGACTGGCATTCCAAAGGGTGTGCAGGGCCGTCACTACTCGCTCACGCACTTTTTCCCGTGGATGGGCGGCTgcttcggcctcggccCCGGCGATCGCTTCACGATGCTGAGTGGTATTGCGCACGACCCGATCCAGCGCGACATCTTTACGCCGCTCTTCTTTGgtgccgagctgcacaTTCCGACGGCCGACGATATCGGCACGCCCGGTCGCCTGGCCGAGTGGATGGCCGTGTCAGGGGCCACGGTGACGCACCTCACGCCGGCAATGGGCCAGCTGCTCTCTGCGCAGGCCACCGCAGCGATTCCGAGCCTGCGTAACGCGTTCTTTGTCGGTGATATTTTGACCAAGCGCGACTGCACGCGTctccaggcgctcgcggcaaACGTGCGCATTATCAACATGTACGGCACGACCGagacgcagcgtgccgtgTCGTACTTTGCGATTCCCCCCGCAAGCGACGACGTGGCGTTCCTCAAGACGCAGAAGGATATCATGCCTGCAGGTCAGGGTATGGTCGACGTCCAGCTCCTGGTCGTGAACCGCAACGAGCGCCACGAGAcgtgcgccgtcggcgaggtgggCGAGATCTACGTGCGCTCCGGCGGCCTCGCAGAGGGCTACCTCGGCCCGCCCGAGGTCACTGCCGAAAAGTTCCTCACCAACTGGCTCGCGCCGGACCTGGTCATTGAAGACACGCTCAAGGGCACGCCCGAGGGCCAGTACTGGAAGGGGCCGCGCGACCGAATGTACCGCACCGGCGACCTCGGCCGCTACCTCCCCGACGGACGCGTCGAGTGCACGGGCCGTGCAGACGACCAGATCAAGATCCGTGGCTTCCGtatcgagctcggcgagatcgACACGCACCTGTCGCGCCACGCCAACGTGCGCGAGAATGTGACGTTTGTGCGCCGTGACAAGGACGAGGAAAAGGTCCTGGTCTCGTACTTTGTGCCGAcggacgacgtgcacgcAGATGCCGACGACGTGAACCTGCCCGAGGATGTCGGCAatgtgcagcgcgaggtcctGCGTGGCATCGGCCGCTACCGCGCGCTGATCAAGGACATCCGCGAGTACCTCAAGCAGAAGCTGCCTGCCTACTCGGTGCCGACGCTCTTTGTGCCGCTGTCCAAGATGCCGCTGAACCCCAACGGCAAGGTCGACAAGCCCGCGCTGCCGTTCCCGGACAcggtgcttgcgcagcgcctcgcccacgcctcgtcctccgcacaggccgccgcgccgcgtaGCAACACCGAACAGACGCTGAGCAAGCTCTGGGCCGAGCTCCTCCAAGGCGTCGAGGACcccgtgccgctcgacgagtcGTTCTTTGACCTCGGCGGCCACTCGatcctcgcgacgcgcctcgtgtttgccgtgcgccaggcCTTTGCCGTGCACGTcccgctcggcctcgtgtttgacgcgccgacgatccgtacgctcgcgcaggccgtcgATACGCTGCGCAACGGCGACCTCGTGCTGAGCGCGGGCCCGACGGAAGAaaaggccgccgaggtcgcgTATGCGGacgacgccaaggcgcttGAGGCCGAGCTGCCCGCCGCCtttggcgcgccggccgccggcgcgggccgCACTGTGCTCCTGACCGGTGCGACGGGCTTCCTCGGCGCATTTGTCTTGTACGACCTGCTGCACAACCGCAAGGACGTCGCCAAGGTGTACGTGCACAcccgtgcgcgcgaccatgcggcggccgtgcagcgcctgcgcgacgcgctctcCTCGCGTGGACTGTGGGAAGAGGCGTGGGTCGCCAacggccgcctcgacgcggtcgtcggcgacctcggcgagccgcgTCTTGGCTTTAGCGACGCAGACTACCAGCGCATggaggccgaggtcgaTGCGATCGTGCACAACGGTGCGCTGGTGCACTGGGTGTACCCCTACTCgaagctgcgtgcgcccaACGTCCTGTCGACCGTCGCCGCGATGCACCTTGCGGCGTCCGGCAAGCCCAAGTCGCTCACGTTTgtctcgtcgacctcggcgctggACACGGACTACTACGTGCGCCTCTCGGACACGATCCAGGCGACCAACACCGAGAGCCTGCGTGGCGTgagcgaggacgacgacctgcacggcagtgcgcacggcctcaCGAGCGGCTATGGCCAGTCGAAGTGGGTCGCTGAGCGCCTGGTgatggcggcggcgcagcgtggcCTCAAGGCCGCGATCGTGCGCCCGGGCTACATTGTCGGTGACTCGCACACGGCGGTGACCAACACGGACGACTTCCTCTTCCGCCTGGTCAAGGGCAGCGTCCAGCTCGGCCGCATCCCGGACATGGACAACACGGTGAACATGGTGCCGGTCGACCACGTTGCGCGTGTCACgtcgctcgctgcgctcgccgcgccgacgttcccggcgtcgagcgtgacgcacgcgcccgtCTTCCACGTCACGTCGCACCCGAGCATCCGGTACAACGAgttcctcggcgcgctcaaGCGCTACGGCTGGGCGGTGGAGCAGTGCGAGTACGTCGActggcgtgcgcagctcgagaacCACGTcgtggcgagcgcgggAAGCGACGCGGAGGCCAACGCGCTCTTCCCGCTGCTGCACTTtgtcctcgacgacctccCGACGTCGACCAAGTCGGCagagctcgacgacgcgcacaccgacgcgctcctcgacgcggcgcacgagcaggACGTTGTGCGCGGCGTGAACGGCGACCTTCTCGGCCTGTACTTTGCCtggctcgtcgccgtcggct
This window of the Malassezia japonica chromosome 4, complete sequence genome carries:
- the LYS2 gene encoding L-2-aminoadipate reductase (BUSCO:EOG092603D0; EggNog:ENOG503NWTQ; antiSMASH:Cluster_2; COG:Q; SMCOG1002:AMP-dependent synthetase and ligase); the encoded protein is MPAPGADMAAKLDFWSQQLRNLPRLALPTDYPRPAKQSVVHAMKSAVLPAQVTKALARLALYEDEAQQDAASRFQEDEEEAADEGVRTYHLLLTALVVLIHRYTGDTDVVIASNDPTTGDALVLRVMVEPEDSFWQVARRVQAVETQAVRNSVPFEDLEKRMEEERLAAEGPAPEGVSNPLFRVRFFDETNSQVRRFMQRTNLTTDLSVFVTPPEAHVDPEEGALHAEPAAPTQQFRAPAHAPVALHISYNALLFSAQRIQGILAQLSSLIRAAAQNPLAPVGKIVFRTAAEAAFLPDPRRDLDWCGYRGSITSIFEDNARQFPDRRCLVESIASQGAPASQLRTVSYGELDRASNVVAHRLLAAGVQRQEVVTVYAHRGVDLVVAVIATLKAGATFSVIDPSYPPSRQNIYLQVARPRALVVLAKAGSIHPQVRQCIEEELELRVEIPALELRADGSLVGGAVDGADILDTTQDKAAKSTGLVLGPDSVATLSFTSGSTGIPKGVQGRHYSLTHFFPWMGGCFGLGPGDRFTMLSGIAHDPIQRDIFTPLFFGAELHIPTADDIGTPGRLAEWMAVSGATVTHLTPAMGQLLSAQATAAIPSLRNAFFVGDILTKRDCTRLQALAANVRIINMYGTTETQRAVSYFAIPPASDDVAFLKTQKDIMPAGQGMVDVQLLVVNRNERHETCAVGEVGEIYVRSGGLAEGYLGPPEVTAEKFLTNWLAPDLVIEDTLKGTPEGQYWKGPRDRMYRTGDLGRYLPDGRVECTGRADDQIKIRGFRIELGEIDTHLSRHANVRENVTFVRRDKDEEKVLVSYFVPTDDVHADADDVNLPEDVGNVQREVLRGIGRYRALIKDIREYLKQKLPAYSVPTLFVPLSKMPLNPNGKVDKPALPFPDTVLAQRLAHASSSAQAAAPRSNTEQTLSKLWAELLQGVEDPVPLDESFFDLGGHSILATRLVFAVRQAFAVHVPLGLVFDAPTIRTLAQAVDTLRNGDLVLSAGPTEEKAAEVAYADDAKALEAELPAAFGAPAAGAGRTVLLTGATGFLGAFVLYDLLHNRKDVAKVYVHTRARDHAAAVQRLRDALSSRGLWEEAWVANGRLDAVVGDLGEPRLGFSDADYQRMEAEVDAIVHNGALVHWVYPYSKLRAPNVLSTVAAMHLAASGKPKSLTFVSSTSALDTDYYVRLSDTIQATNTESLRGVSEDDDLHGSAHGLTSGYGQSKWVAERLVMAAAQRGLKAAIVRPGYIVGDSHTAVTNTDDFLFRLVKGSVQLGRIPDMDNTVNMVPVDHVARVTSLAALAAPTFPASSVTHAPVFHVTSHPSIRYNEFLGALKRYGWAVEQCEYVDWRAQLENHVVASAGSDAEANALFPLLHFVLDDLPTSTKSAELDDAHTDALLDAAHEQDVVRGVNGDLLGLYFAWLVAVGFLPPPPARGAPLPALPENAATHAVGRGSAH
- a CDS encoding uncharacterized protein (TransMembrane:3 (n10-20c29/30o45-66i158-183o189-207i); antiSMASH:Cluster_2; EggNog:ENOG503P5Y4), yielding MGGWWPWGSAPAAAPAAATAPAPAPVAEAASSDLPEEVPEGNHTPVAVHMPLSTLLVASAFGLGFLSGMASGARRTALVFLAENAHRLPRTVQGWYFYNKTKYYRMILGGAQTGAETGLHMAGWVGGFCLLDVLAEHARNRWEPAERVRDEPREDRPLLAYLGHWSDGTLAGLATALIAGLAFRLPTPVLPRMLLLGGAAGGTTGALRDVRHTLLQKASPTTPHIE